A window from Malassezia japonica chromosome 1, complete sequence encodes these proteins:
- a CDS encoding uncharacterized protein (TransMembrane:1 (o93-111i)), with the protein MTICPGDSYRLSSFRSEIGPSMTTRYSLGLMDVDVHRDAAHRPFYDSRGQAKLYNIPYNLSTNDTVLGRLDTAVPMYPVPEPSLIPNTSTVELIRLFPLCIGTVALIYFALARLFGRAQHRNTSLPLSARDAPSDLDVCEQRYLAYKRSTERALAYLKPHATRALRGAQRAVRRAVRQVPARVSLFLSLAERVRDALR; encoded by the exons ATGACCATATGCCCTGGCGATTCGTACAGA CTGTCCTCGTTCCGTTCGGAAATCGGCCCGTCGATGACCACACGCTACTCGCTGGGCCTTATGGACGTGGATGTGCACCgtgatgcggcgcaccgtccCTTTTACGACTCACGCGGACAGGCAAAGCTGTACAATATCCCCTACAACCTAAGCACGAATGATAcggtgctcggccgcctggaCACGGCCGTGCCTATGTACCCCGTTCC CGAGCCTTCGTTAATCCCGAATACGTCTACGGTGGAACTGATCCGCCTCTTTCCCCTGTGCATTGGAACAGTGGCACTAATCTATTTTgcactcgcgcgcctctttgggCGCGCACAGCACCGAAACACGTCCTTGCCACTCTCTGCACGGGACGCCCCAAGCGATTTGGACGTGTGTGAGCAGCGCTATCTGGCCTACAAACGAAGCAcagagcgcgcgctcgcctaTCTGAAGCCGCATGCCACGCGTGCActgcgcggtgcgcagcgtgcggtgcgccgcgccgtgcggcagGTCCCGGCACGGGTTTCCCTTTTTCTCTCTCTCGCTGAGCGCGTGCGGGACGCGCTGCGGTAA
- a CDS encoding uncharacterized protein (EggNog:ENOG503P8U5), with the protein MALFRSGMSLALRASSRAGNAVRVRAAAPMSMRAVCAPLAPSCAVRGLQTSAVPRASEDPRGNMDSSLPSGFEKLGQAPEALSAINRLIEVLKKHGVDVNSGEKPSMMQLAKLATNSEVREYTGKVVEELQKAGIELTPERLQKLMKGEFNEK; encoded by the exons ATGGCCCTGTTCCGGAGCGGTATGAgcctggcgctgcgtgcgtcgtCGCGTGCTGGCAATGCTGTGCGTGTGCGTGCGGCTGCACCTATGTCTATGCGTGCTGtgtgtgcgccgctcgctccgtcgtgcgccgtgcgcggcctgcagacgagcgccgtgccgcgtGCGTCCGAGGACCCCCGCGGCAACATGGACTCGTCGCTCCCTTCCGGCTTCGAGAAGCTGGGCCAGGCACCCGAGGCGCTCTCTGCCATCAACCGCCTGATCGAGGTGCTCAAGAAGCACGGCGTCGACGTCAACAGCGGCGAGAAGCCGTCGATGATGCAGCTGGCCAAGCTCGCGACCAACTCGGAAGTGCGCGAATACACCGGCAAAG TCGTGGAAGAGCTGCAAAAGGCCGGCATTGAGCTCACGCCCGAGCGTCTGCAGAAGCTCATGAAGGGCGAGTTTAACGAAAAGTAG
- the ATG15 gene encoding triacylglycerol lipase (EggNog:ENOG503NWX1; SECRETED:SignalP(1-28); COG:G), with translation MGLQRGVWLLLALVAAALLLLPSERVHTTQTEVKRVHRLKDVRGFLAQRTKNALYSVNEPGAWEAVDVVAPNVTDRETLLMLAHMATQAYYKIPAPIPNAPQWKWSSAFGWEQEGLRGHIFATENNRTVVVALKGTSASFLPGGDTGGRDKDNDNLLFSCCCAAVSKAWTPVCGCAGADNQCDASCVGRALIEKSLYYPAATDMYNNISYFYPDSQLWITGHSLGGVLASFLGMTFGVPAIAFESPGDRLAASRLHLPLPPAEWSDEEAYAMAPVTHVYHTADSLATGQCQGPTSICSRTGFAMETKCHAGQSIVYDTVRYLGWSVGVLPHRITYVISELLSEDWDKRAARGGRAAPDDLGAVPRPGRESMCQDCSNWQFM, from the exons ATGGGCTTGCAACGAGGCGTGTGGCTGCTGCTGGCCCTagtggccgcggcgctgctcttgCTCCCGTCGGAGCGTGTGCATACGACACAGACTGAAGTGAAGCGTGTACATAGACTGAAGGATGTGCGGGGTTTCCTCGCACAGCGCACGAAAAATGCGCTGTACTCCGTGAACGAGCCGGGGGCGTGGGAGGCGGTggacgtcgtcgcgcccAACGTAACCGACCGCGAAACGCTGCTTATGCTGGCACACATGGCGACGCAGGCCTACTACAAGATACCCGCTCCGATTCCGAACGCGCCGCAGTGGAAATGG TCCTCCGCGTTTGGATGGGAGCAAGAGGGGCTGCGTGGCCACATCTTTGCCACGGAGAACAACCGCACGgtggtcgtcgcgctgaAAGGAaccagcgcctcgttccTCCCTGGCGGAGATACCGGTGGGCGCGACAAGGACAATGACAACCTCTTGTTctcgtgctgctgcgcggccgtgTCCAAGGCCTGGACGCCGGTGTGTGGGTGTGCCGGTGCGGACAACCagtgcgacgcgtcgtgcgtcggccgcgcgctgaTTGAAAAGTCGCTGTACTACCCCGCGGCGACCGACATGTACAACAACATCTCCTACTTTTACCCCGACAGCCAGCTGTGGATCACCGGGCACAGCCTCGGCGGTGTCCTGGCGAGCTTCTTGGGCATGACGTTTGGCGTGCCCGCCATCGCATTCGAGTCGCCGggcgaccgcctcgcggcgtcgcggctgCACCTCCCGCTCCCACCCGCCGAGTggtcggacgaggaggcgtACGCCATGGCGCCCGTCACGCACGTCTACCACACGGCCGACTCGCTGGCGACCGGGCAGTGCCAGGGCCCGACGTCCATCTGCAGCCGCACGGGCTTTGCGATGGAGACCAAGTGCCATGCTGGGCAGAGTATCGTGTACGACACGGTGCGGTACCTCGGCTGGTccgtcggcgtgctgcccCATCGCATCACCTATGTCATTTCCGAGCTCCTCTCGGAGGACTGGGAcaagcgcgcggcgcgcggcgggcgcgccgcgcccgacgacctcggcgcggtgccgcgccCTGGGCGCGAGTCTATGTGCCAGGATTGTAGCAATTGGCAATTTATGTAG
- the GCV3 gene encoding glycine cleavage system H-protein subunit (COG:E; EggNog:ENOG503P4M7; BUSCO:EOG09264SUZ), whose translation MIATALRSSLPSLRTAVRAAPRVAPVRMMPVRSFQTSRMVSGVQTMYTAEHEWIRYDDETNIGQIGITNHAQESLGDVVYIELPQIELEVTKGDQIGSVESVKAASDIYTPVNGIIVGANTQLGDEPGLINKSPMEKGWLAEIKLTNPGDLDDLLTEEAYLATLD comes from the coding sequence ATGATTGCGACTGCTCTCCGTTCTTCGCTCCCTTCGCTGCGCACTGCtgtgcgcgctgcgccgcgcgttgCACCGGTGCGCATGATGCCCGTGCGTAGCTTCCAGACCTCGCGCATGGTTTCGGGTGTGCAGACCATGTACACGGCCGAGCACGAGTGGATTCGctacgacgacgagacCAACATTGGCCAGATCGGCATCACCAACCACGCCCAGGAgagcctcggcgacgtggtcTACATTGAGCTGCCCCAGATTGAGCTCGAGGTGACCAAGGGCGACCAGATCGGCTCGGTCGAGTCGGTCAAGGCTGCTTCGGACATCTACACGCCGGTGAACGGCATCATCGTCGGCGCCAACACCCAGCTTGGCGACGAGCCGGGCCTGATCAACAAGTCGCCCATGGAGAAGGGCTGGCTCGCGGAGATCAAGCTGACCAACCCcggcgacctcgacgacctgctcACCGAGGAGGCATACCTGGCTACCCTGGACTAG
- a CDS encoding uncharacterized protein (EggNog:ENOG503NW7M; MEROPS:MER0069292; COG:P), which produces MPLRGRGRFPGARTEEQSGAIKKYVALQRPGSERAIAMLKDVGAAVKDLMQRHGWQLPVLAEMYPRSANLLGLNINRGAKICLRLRHAGRSDAFLERNEVIGTMLHELAHNVCGPHNTQFYTTLAQLTEEYDTAQRLGYWPGAGFLTPGVRLGGRDAPLSPDARRARAAEQALQRQRTQQGTFRLGGAAPGQRSLRELAAEAALRRIRDAKTCASASQAEIDAVRAETDAAEDGAIVVYDSDEDASPDPRAPSGTRDDPIVL; this is translated from the exons ATGCCCTTgcgtggccgcggccggtTCCCTGGCGCGCGGACCGAGGAGCAAAGCGGGGCGATCAAGAAGTATgtggcgctgcagcgcccTGGCTCGGAGCGCGCGATTGCGATGCTCAAGGATGTCGGTGCGGCGGTCAAGGACCTGATGCAGCGGCATGGGTGGC AACTGCctgtgctcgccgagatgtACCCCCGCAGCGCGAACCTGCTGGGCCTGAATATCAATCGCGGCGCAAAGATCTGTCTGAGGCTACGGCATGCAGGCCGCTCCGACGCGTTCCTCGAACGCAACGAAGTGATTGGAAC CATGCTCCATGAGCTTGC CCACAATGTATGCGGGCCGCACAATACCCAGTTTTATACcacgcttgcgcagctcacCGAAGAATACGATACCGCCCAGCGCCTGGGCTACTGGCCCGGCGCTGGGTTCCTCAcgcccggcgtgcgcctcggcggccgcgacgcgcccctCTCGCcagacgcacgccgcgcgcgtgccgcggagcaggcgctgcagcggcagcgcacgcagcaagGCACgttccgcctcggcggcgcggcgccgggccagcgctcgctgcgcgagttGGCAGCCGAG GCGGCGCTACGTCGTATTCGCGATGCAAAGACGtgtgcctcggcgtcgcaggccgagatcgacgcggtgcgcgccgagaccgacgccgccgaagACGGCGCGATCGTCGTGTacgacagcgacgaggacgcgtcgcccgaTCCACGCGCACCATCGGGCACCCGCGACGACCCCATCGTCCTGTGA
- the IRR1 gene encoding cohesin complex subunit (EggNog:ENOG503NXJ6; COG:D; BUSCO:EOG09260R84) — translation MSERSGRARRGAAAAAAEALTSGTERRAAQSTRRVSEKRKNPVESDSELSELSEDDTPAPKRVRERPPGGARVDVAELGDNELFNAVLGTDVSLEEAAENWVVAFQGEPLDALAQLVTFLFRLCGCDASISRDQVAASDTLANTLEEIQTAFAQNAVAQYPIVSRAKTMRSVRKNASALLERLLHDAAEAEVVSDDDFLDTLQAWLTELAQSPLRSFRHTGTVVTMWVLGALSAQLETARDSYDVAERQRDTEAKKTGANRTRLAHTSQRMEQLDAVRDTLDAHIDDLVSSVFVPRVRDVDAAIRLDCIEQLGALLKEYPTQYLQEFYFRHLGAALSDPDASVRLRALRAVLGVCVEAHAEALKPFADAHKKRMVDMALYDLDLGVRTAAFAVLEAANEYGMLSNDDCSLLAVHVFDVDAKIRVAAAAFVFQLLQHEGQSDGQIRALIALLVKYNEQLEELESRNIDEHVQDDVALLRPNLGRIGVATEALWDAVESLHAWQPYLDVLLDTDADLSQAEEGVAVEMLVTAVRLTRERGIEEDGVLPIEACSHALIPALPKLLARFSAETQRIADLLLLVQHMDLGVYHETRNMSAFEGLWDDVCLHFMRHVEARLLQNAAEALQHLASAPAAVSTQGAKLATLRETVVATLQGTLHQRTIDTALFTEDDVYGIHASLARLHALMKAMDVAVALDDTLQDTPYFTIVLRLALRGRLDYEQERPFVQLALQTLTLYLLWRSKEALQDETLVEQIRERRDELLPVLQSFLDTQASATKPLIRTALQCSLMLYSLYAALSTDDEAQAQLHLACPESMQHQCANALYVELEQYVPLFRADVEQNTKPRGPRRAPRASILPGTSLRVLHTGLELCSLAAAYVTAVRVGALDVKHSAALLRYYAHFNGDYDALCHDLVAVLRDDAMHADRAWIVCESILDTLKKSFQLFLLYADEGSEAHFVALSRQLANATMIRGPGFSVVQAVEPDAMVTLHVAGIQQVLQYIQDGTGNKGHEPAFFKGLSNLLATVSSTDAMKIHATLHQRFTAAHVEPKTGVKEWDPYFAYEKRLLNLAAKDANLVKEASHYEPAIVS, via the exons ATGTCCGAACGGAGcggtcgtgcgcgccgtggcgcggctgcggctgcggccgaggcgctcacgAGTGGAACggagcggcgtgctgcgcagtcgacgcggcgtgtGAGTGAGAAGCGCAAGAATCCTGTAGAGAGCGACTCGGAGCTCTCGGAGCTCTCGGAGGACGACACGCCagcgccgaagcgcgtccgcgagcgcccgcctggcggcgcgcgcgtcgacgtggccGAACTGGGTGACAACGAGCTGTTTA ACGCGGTCCTCGGCACGGACGTGAGCCTCGAAGAGGCGGCCGAAAACTGGGTCGTGGCGTTCCagggcgagccgctcgatgcgctcgcgcagctcgtcacGTTCTTGTTCCGGCTGTGTGGGTGCGATGCGAGCATCTCGCGCGACCAGGTTGCGGCGTCCGACACGCTCGCAAATACACTCGAAGAGATTCAAACCGCGTTTGCGCAGAATGCCGTCGCCCAGTATCCGATCGTGTCGCGGGCCAAGAccatgcgctcggtgcgcaagaacgcctcggcgctgcttgagcgcctgctgcacgacgcggccgaggctGAGGTcgtgagcgacgacgaTTTTCTCGACACGCTCCAAGCGTGGCTTACGGAGCTCGCCCAGTCCCCGCTCCGTTCGTTCCGGCACACGGGCACGGTCGTGACCATGtgggtgctcggcgcgttgtctgcgcagctcgagacggcGCGCGATAGCTacgacgtcgccgagcgccagcgcgacaCTGAGGCGAAAAAGACGGGCGCGAACCGGACGCGTCTCGCCCACACGTCGCAGCGGATGGAGCAGCTGGATGCAgtgcgcgacacgctcgacgcgcacaTCGACGACCTCGTGAGCAGCGTGTTTGTGCCGCGTGTGCGCGatgtcgacgcggcgatccGCCTGGACTgcatcgagcagctcggcgctctGCTCAAAGAGTACCCGACGCAGTACCTCCAAGAATTCTACTTCCGtcacctcggcgcggcgctcagcgATCCGGATGCGAGCGTGCGtttgcgtgcgctgcgtgcggtcCTGGGCGTCTGTGTCGAGGCccatgccgaggcgctcaagcCTTTTGCCGATGCTCACAAAAAGCGCATGGTCGATATGGCGCTCTATGATCTCGatctcggcgtgcgcaccgctgCTTTTGCGGTGCTCGAAGCGGCGAACGAGTATGGCATGCTCTCGAATGACGACTGCAGCCTTCTGGCGGTCCACGTCTTTGACGTGGATGCCAAgatccgcgtcgcggccgccgcctttGTCTtccagctgctgcagcacgaAGGCCAGAGCGACGGGCAGATTCGCGCGCTcattgcgctcctcgtcaaATACAATGAGCAGctggaggagctcgagtcgcGCAACATCGACGAGCACGTTCAAGACGACGTGGCCTTGCTGCGCCCGAATCTCGGCCGCATCGGCGTCGCAACCGAGGCGCTATGGGATGCAGTCGAGTCGCTGCATGCATGGCAGCCATACCTCGATGTCTTGCTCGACACAGACGCGGATCTGTCGCAGGCCGAAGAaggcgtcgccgtcgagaTGCTTGTGACTGCCGTCCGGCtcacgcgcgagcgtggTATCGAAGAGGACGGCGTGCTTCCGATCGAGGCGTGCAGCCACGCGCTGATTCCCGCGCTCCCGAAACTCTTGGCGCGCTTCTCTGCagagacgcagcgcatcgccgaccTGCTGCTGTTGGTGCAGCACATGGACTTGGGTGTATACCACGAAACGCGGAACATGAGCGCGTTCGAGGGGCTGTGGGACGACGTGTGTCTGCACTTTATGCGccacgtcgaggcgcgcctcttgcaAAATGCCGCCGAGGCACTGCAGCACCTGGCCAGTGCACCAGCCGCGGTCAGCACGCAGGGCGCCaagctcgcgacgctccgcGAAACAGTCGTCGCGACACTGCAAGGGACGCTTCATCAGCGCACGATCGATACCGCGCTCTTTACCGAGGACGACGTGTACGGGATCCACGCGAGCCTCGCGCGCTTGCACGCCTTGATGAAGGCGATGGACGTTGCGGTGGCCCTGGACGACACGCTCCAGGACACGCCCTACTTTACCATCGtgctccgcctcgcgctgcgtggcaGGCTCGACTACGAACAGGAGCGGCCTTTTGTGCAACTTGCTCTGCAAACGCTCACGCTCTACCTCTTGTGGCGCTCCAAGgaggcgctccaggacgaaacgctcgtcgagcagatccgtgagcgccgcgacgagcttcTCCCTGTCCTCCAAAGCTTCCTGGATACACAGGCAAGCGCGACCAAGCCGCTCATTCGCACG GCTTTGCAATGCTCGCTCATGCTCTATTCGCTGTACGCTGCGTTGTCGACCGATGACGAGGCACAGGCACAGCTCCATCTCGCCTGCCCCGAGTCGATGCAGCACCAGTGTGCCAATGCACTCTACGTGGAACTCGAGCAGTATGTGCCCCTGTTCCGCGCAGACGTGGAGCAGAATACCAAGCCGCGGggccctcggcgcgcgccgcgcgcatcgatCCTTCCGGGTACCTCGCTCCGTGTGCTACACACGGGTTTGGAGCTATGCTCGCTCGCTGCGGCCTACGTCACCGCTGTCCGCGTTGGCGCCTTGGACGTGAAGCACAGTGCGGCACTGCTTCGGTACTATGCCCACTTTAATGGGGACTATGACGCTCTGTGCCACGACCTCGTGGCCGTGCTTCGTGACGACGCGATGCATGCGGACCGCGCTTGGATCGTGTGCGAGTCGATTCTCGATACGCTCAAAAAG AGTTTCCAGCTTTTCTTGCTGTATGCGGACGAGGGCAGCGAGGCTCACTTTGTGGCTCTGTCGCGCCAGCTCGCAAATGCTACCATGATCCGAGGCCCGGGTTTCTCGGTTGTTCAGGCTGTGGAGCCGGACGCAATGGTGACTTTGCACGTTGCTGGGATCCAGCAAGTGCTGCAGTATATCCAGGATGGGACCGGAAACAAAGGGCACGAGCCTGCCTTCTTCAAGGGACTGTCCAATCTCTTGGCCACGGTCTCGTCTACGGACGCAATGAAGAT CCATGCCACGCTGCACCAGCGATTCACAGCTGCGCATGTTGAGCCCAAGACGGGAGTCAAGGAGTGGGACCCCTACTTTGCCTACGAGAAGCGCCTTTTGAACCTGGCCGCCAAAGATGCCAACTTGGTCAAGGAAGCTAGTCATTACGAGCCCGCCATAGTGAGCTAG
- a CDS encoding uncharacterized protein (EggNog:ENOG503P0G4) yields MCLGLVKSDAWKPSTKVVTVLSAIAQMLAQPNPDDALVPAIATYAIYTSPNHAPVAYHLPTLIVTPYGQPQHILYSYVHTNYNKETYLLTPSMMGDLCVAKMVPPPNSRYLGGPGSEPPSPEKSVLCEASRNLRWTISNTGIHAPVYKLMLPNPDMPGNDQPLFQISKPNPNAMWWSMFYFTYGGHLIPPKRIEFGRIQKNAVAGNGGGAGTRVTIMGRTPEEKAVWQTLGEGNEDMVEWIVLCAALNLIDEEIVKAASRHTEQRVRSPVTAQAPMAPPNRPTVTSIPPQSQAPPQAARSGPGLQARPPPPPNARGPPTNAGGPKFGGGKPAGKAPAKKSGNKLLNLMRS; encoded by the exons ATGTGCCTGGGTCTGGTGAAGTCGGATGCGTGGAAGCCATCTACAAAGGTGGTGACTG TGCTCTCGGCCATTGCGCAGATGCTCGCCCAGCCGAAccccgacgacgcgcttgTTCCTGCAATTG CGACGTATGCTATATACACGTCGCCGAACCATGCGCCCGTCGCGTACCACCTCCCTACACTGATTGTCACGCCTTATG GCCAGCCTCAGCATATTTT GTACTCGTATGTGCACACGAACTACAACAAGGAGACCTATCTCCTTACTCC CTCCATGATGGGTGACCTGTGTGTGGCCAAGATGGTCCCGCCTCCCAACTCGCGCTACCTCGGTGGGCccggcagcgagccgcCGTCTCCGGAGAAGTCGGTGTTGTGTGAGGCCTCGCGGAACTTGCGTTGGACCATCAGCAACACGGGCATTCACGCGCCGGTGTACAAGCTGATGCTTCCCAACCCCGATATGCCTGGAAATGACCAGCCTCTGTTCCAGATCTCAAAACCGAACCCCAATGCGATGTGGTGGTCTATGTTCTACTTCACGTACGGTGGTCACCTTATTCCCCCCAAGCGTATCGAGTTTGGTCGCATCCAGAAGAATGCTGTGGCAGGCAATGGCGGCGGTGCTGGTACGCGTGTTACGATCATGGGCCGCACGCCGGAGGAGAAGGCTGTTTGGCAGACGCTGGGTGAAGGCAACGAAGATATGGTGGAATGGATCGTGCTGTGTGCTGCCTTGAACCtgatcgacgaggagatcgTCAaggctgcgtcgcgccatACCGAGCAGCGGGTACGCAGCCCTGTCACTGCGCAGGCTCCCATGGCTCCGCCGAACCGCCCTACGGTTACATCGATTCCCCCCCAGAGCCAGGCACCGCCccaagcggcgcgcagtGGCCCTGGgctgcaggcgcggccgccgccgccgcccaacGCTCGTGGTCCTCCGACGAATGCAGGCGGCCCCAAGTTCGGAGGTGGAAAGCCCGCTGGAAAGGCGCCCGCGAAGAAGAGCGGCAACAAGCTGTTGAACCTTATGCGGTCTTAA
- the THG1 gene encoding tRNA(His) guanylyltransferase (COG:H; BUSCO:EOG09264G0H; EggNog:ENOG503NXAV), with protein sequence MAGSRYAYVRDFELSDAALPCTYLVVRIDGRGFHRFSQQHQFAKPNDAPALELMNEAARAVLREFKGHIKLAFGESDEYSFLIDRDSTLYSRRQSKLVSHIVSIFTGTYVFQWSKYMSIPLESPPSFDGRLVVYPSAREVRDYFAWRQADTHINNLYNTTFWALVLQGGQTEREAHESLKGSYSKDKHEILFRQFGINYDKLPALYRKGTTLVYAPIHTPGRPAKAKPKTELRTLHVDIIQDAFWNAQEGGAPAPPSPSDVSDKPFYEVPARLECAGLGSLVL encoded by the exons ATGGCAGGGTCGCGGTACGCCTATGTACGCGACTTTGAGCTGAGCGACGCAGCACTCCCGTGCACATACCTCGTCGTGCGTATCGACGGGCGCGGGTTTCATCG CTTCTCGCAGCAGCACCAGTTTGCCAAGCCGAAcgatgcgcctgcgctcgagctgatgaacgaggcggcgcgtgcggtcCTGCGCGAGTTCAAAGGACACATTAAGCTCGCGTTTGGAGAGAGCGACGAGTACAGTTTTCTTATTGATCGTGACTCGACGTTGTATTCACGGCGGCAGAG CAAACTCGTGTCCCACATTGTGTCCATCTTTACAGGGACCTATGTCTTCCAGTGGAGCAAGTACATGTCGATTCCCCTCGAGAGCCCGCCGTCGTTTGACGGGCGGCTGGTCGTGTACCCCAGCGcacgcgaggtgcgcgactACTTTGCCTGGCGCCAGGCAGACA CACACATCAATAATCTGTACAACACGACCTTCTGGGCATTGGTACTGCAAGGAGGGCAgacggagcgcgaggcacaCGAGTCACTCAAGGGGTCGTACTCTAAAGACAAGCACGAGATTCTTTTTCGTCAATTTGGCATCAACTATGACAAGCTCCCTGCTCTGTATCGCAAGGGAACTACGCTTGTCTATGCGCCGATACACACGCCTGGCCGAccggccaaggccaagcCCAAGACGGAACTGCGCACACTCCATGTGGACATTATTCAGGACGCCTTTTGGAATGCGCAGGAGGGCGGTGCTCCGGCACCGCCCTCGCCGTCCGACGTCAGCGACAAGCCATTCTACGAAGTCCCTGCTCGACTGGAATGCGCTGGGTTGGGTTCTCTTGTTTTATAA
- the PEX12 gene encoding ubiquitin-protein ligase peroxin 12 (TransMembrane:2 (i189-210o270-289i); COG:O; EggNog:ENOG503NU4Q) — MDVLSSIDPTSSGGSQADPYRPSFFELIAQEQLSSLLKPAVRYVLTVLAQRNPRYLLRIVNRFDEIYALLMLAIDRHYLRTWNASFTENFYGLKRRRRPAVSTKRVEAAVSHQALQASQHLRPREVNLSLLALVGLPYLETKLTQYWEHLGGGVGTDDLLGDEPDQATFRGTDTDTSLRRRWEDAFRKGYPYAQVAYQLWMLAYNIGYLFNRMPYWRPWYRWMRVDIRRMQGDEQPLVAASDRPLPPLTKFPMLFSALLARRGAAFVFEMLKYALPASIFFFKFLEWWYSPNNPRRRRGDDDDASPRAQVKPPAPLQPSDDGAMVERPPTWKDPRILTSGVPDAALFADEDAPAALLHNSCPLCGVAPIQNPCVLATGYAFCYTCAR; from the exons ATGGACGTGCTGTCGAGCATTGACCCCACTTCCTCGGGCGGCTCCCAGGCGGACCCCTATCGTCCCTCGTTCTTTGAGCTGATTGCACAGGAGCAGCTGTCGTCCTTGCTGAagccggcggtgcgctaTGTGCTTACtgtgctcgcgcagcgcaatcCGCGCTACCTTCTGCGGATCGTAAACCGCTTCGACGAGATCTATGCGCTGCTTATGCTCGCTATCGACCGGCATTACCTGCGCACTTGGA ATGCAAGCTTTACAGAGAACTTTTATGGCCtcaagcgccgccgccgcccggcggTGTCCAccaagcgcgtcgaggccgccgtGTCGCACCAGGCGTTACAAGCGTCGCAGCATCTGCGCCCCCGCGAGGTCAACCTGTCGCTTCTGGCTTTGGTCGGGCTGCCGTACCTAGAGACCAAGCTCACGCAGTACTgggagcacctcggcggcggtgtcggcaccgacgacctgctcggcgacgagcccgaCCAAGCCACATTCCGCGGCACGGACACGGACACGAGTCTGCGTCGCCGCTGGGAGGACGCGTTCCGCAAAGGATACCCCTACGCACAGGTTGCGTACCAGCTCTGGATGCTGGCCTACAACATCGGCTACCTCTTCAACCGCATGCCGTACTGGCGGCCGTGGTACCGCTGGATGCGTGTCGACATCCGGCGTATGCAAGGCGACGAGCAGCCGCTTGTCGCGGCAAGCGACCGCCCCCTGCCCCCCCTGACCAAGTTCCCGATGCTCTTTagcgcgctgcttgcgcgccgcggtgctgcgTTTGTGTTTGAGATGCTCAAGTATGCGTTGCCTGCCAGCATCTTTTTCTTCAAGTTCCTCGAGTGGTGGTACTCACCGAACAACccccgccgtcgccgcggcgacgatgacgacgcGAGCCCCCGCGCGCAGGTGaagccgcctgcgccgttgcagccgagcgacgacggTGCGATGGtcgagcggccgccgacgtggAAAGACCCCCGCATTCTGACGAGCGGTGTGCCGGATGccgcgctctttgccgacgaggatgcgccggcggcgctgctgcacaaCTCGTGCCCCCTCTGTGGCGTGGCGCCGATCCAAAACCCCTGTGTGCTGGCGACGGGCTACGCATTCTGCTATACGT GTGCCCGGTGA